The stretch of DNA GCGAGTTGCTCGGGTGCGAGCAGCCGCGCGGCGAGCCAGTGGCTCAGCGAGTCCGGCGTCGGCTGAGCGACGGGCATCTCGCCCCGCAGCACGCGCTCGGCGACGTCCCGGACCAGGGCGGCTTTGGCAATGTGCCACACGGCAATCGCGGTGGTGCGGAGCGCCGCGTCGTCGTGCGGCGGCGCGTCGCCGGCGAGCAGGGTGCGGAGAAAGCCGGCCACGTGGACCTCGGACGCATCGGCGGCGACCATACCGACGATGGTCTGGGACTGCGCGCGCAACCATTCCGGCGTGCCGTGCGGCGCGCGGTCGAGCAGCCGGCCGAGCACGCGCTCGAGCGGGGCGTGTGGCGCCTCGCCGCGATCGACCCAGTTGCTGGCCTTGCGGCTGATAAGCGTCGGCGACATGGGCGACGGTCTCGACACGGAGTGGTCAGACTAACTGTACTTCACCAGTCCCCCCAACCCCCACCCCCTCCCCCCGCCACGTCCTCCCCCCAACACCTAGTTCAGGATAACGCTCGCCGCCCCCCGCAGCCATACCGCCGCAACGCCCCCCAAACCCCGCGCCCGGCGTCCCGCTCGACGAAAACGTTCTCCGTTCGAACTGCGCGGGATAATGTCGAAATGATTACACCGCGCTGGCGGCGAAGGCCGCGAGGAACTCCGCCGGGAAGCGACACTCGCGTGAACGGAGCCGACGCGCCGAACTCGGCGGACGCTACGGGCGCCAGCACGGCAGGGGAGGGCACCGCGAGCTCCACCCTGATCGGCGGCGTCGGTCGCGCGCGCGCGTCCACCACATCCACCCCGCCCGCCCTACCCACCCCCCCCACCACTCCCAACGCGTCCAGCGGGCTCCGAACGCCGGTCCCGCTCTCCAAAACGTGCAAGTACAACATCGTCGTCGACACGTCGCGGTGCCCCAACAGCGACTGGACGGTGCGGATGTCGTAGCCGGCGCGCAGCAACTGCGTCGCGAACGAATGCCTGAAGGTGTGCGCGGTGACGCGCTTGGGGATCTCGGCCAGGTTCGCGGCGTTGGTGATCGCGCGTTGCACGGTGGTCTCGTACAAGTGATAGCGCATCATCTGTCCGGACTCCCTGTCGCGGTACTGGCGCGCGGCGGGAAAGACCCACGCCCACCGCCAGTCCCGGCGCGCGGTCGGAACCTTCATCCCGAAGCTGTAGGGGAGGGCATTGAAGCCGCCGCCGCGAGCGACGTCGGTCTCCTGAACTTTCCTCGACCGGAACAGGCGGTGGCTCATCAGCGCGATGGCCTGCTCGGGAAAGACGGTGCGACGGTCCTTTCCCCCCTTGCCGTCGTGGATCATCAACATGCGACGCCGCAGGTCGACGTCCTTGATGCGCAGTTGCAACGCTTCGTTGAGCCGCAACCCGGAACCGTACAGGAGCATCACGATCAGCTGCAAATCCCCGTCGAGTTGCGCGAGGATGCGCGCCACCTCGTCGGGTGCAAGGACGTTGGGGATGCGCTGGCGACGCTTGGCGCGGATGACGGAGACCTCAGACTCGATCTCGACGCCGAGGACGTGCCGGTAGAGGA from Gemmatimonadaceae bacterium encodes:
- a CDS encoding integron integrase gives rise to the protein MSRLLDDLRSAVRVRNYSKRTQKAYVGWVRRFVRYCGMRHPRELGKPDIERFIEHLATERDVAPSTQNQAIAALLFLYRHVLGVEIESEVSVIRAKRRQRIPNVLAPDEVARILAQLDGDLQLIVMLLYGSGLRLNEALQLRIKDVDLRRRMLMIHDGKGGKDRRTVFPEQAIALMSHRLFRSRKVQETDVARGGGFNALPYSFGMKVPTARRDWRWAWVFPAARQYRDRESGQMMRYHLYETTVQRAITNAANLAEIPKRVTAHTFRHSFATQLLRAGYDIRTVQSLLGHRDVSTTMLYLHVLESGTGVRSPLDALGVVGGVGRAGGVDVVDARARPTPPIRVELAVPSPAVLAPVASAEFGASAPFTRVSLPGGVPRGLRRQRGVIISTLSRAVRTENVFVERDAGRGVWGALRRYGCGGRRALS